The Thermodesulfovibrionia bacterium genome contains a region encoding:
- a CDS encoding adenylate/guanylate cyclase domain-containing protein yields MSAISHESRFPSINNKGFVKPTVAVPLLITLFFVLLTYGNPSFIDEGFETLFVDFRFKLGNIISPPAPPSNVIIVTIDEKSLMKYGRWPWPRQLQAQLIEKVFEDNPLAVAVDIFYPESESLEADSILAETIERHRDKLVMALGFEGEKGKSFTGEMPDILYDHALLNLKNIQYFKALEIYRVLLPPEPIASASRFGHVYALPDMDGKLRWENLYVKFGEEYFPSLSLNTAFTALNIQPQDVKIIGGIRVEAGNIFIPTDLYGRLHIKYYGREGTIKHKSAVDVLSGMIPANTFRNKIVFIGTTAIATYDTKVTPFSANFPGVEKNATVVANILRGEFITRSPVYADMLIVIVVGLITFLIGQRKMNSLSLLANYLVITLLFVLFNQALFTYYGLRFNFIYPLLTLFSEGTFIVNYKYFVEERQARDIKKMFSSYVTERVMNELIKRPEMAKLGGDRRDVTIFFSDIRSFTTFSEKHQPEEVVSILNEYLGAMTDIVFKWEGTLDKFIGDAIVAFWGAPLPQENHTELALGCALDMVRKLNELQEKWRSEGKDSLEVGIGINAGEAIVGNIGAEGKKMDYTVIGDNVNLASRVESLTRRYNASLLLTEYAVDRIRDSIASGKIRGVSIEGVERVIVKGKDEPVGIYKVTSLQPDMMSVITDPEEGNVVKLTEK; encoded by the coding sequence TTGTCTGCGATATCCCATGAATCCAGGTTCCCCTCGATAAATAATAAAGGTTTTGTAAAGCCTACTGTCGCAGTCCCTCTTCTTATCACACTCTTTTTTGTTCTGCTCACATACGGAAATCCCTCATTTATAGATGAGGGGTTTGAGACCCTATTCGTTGACTTCAGGTTTAAGCTCGGCAATATCATATCCCCGCCTGCCCCGCCTTCTAACGTTATCATCGTGACGATAGATGAGAAGAGCCTTATGAAGTACGGGAGATGGCCGTGGCCGAGGCAGTTGCAGGCACAACTCATAGAGAAGGTCTTTGAAGACAATCCGCTGGCGGTAGCAGTCGATATATTTTATCCGGAATCTGAATCGTTAGAGGCTGACAGCATACTGGCTGAAACCATTGAAAGACATCGGGACAAGCTGGTTATGGCGCTTGGCTTTGAGGGTGAGAAGGGCAAGTCTTTTACCGGAGAGATGCCTGACATACTTTATGACCATGCGTTATTGAATCTCAAGAACATTCAGTATTTCAAAGCCCTTGAGATATACAGGGTGCTCTTGCCTCCTGAACCTATCGCTTCAGCCTCGAGGTTCGGGCACGTATACGCTCTTCCCGACATGGATGGCAAGCTTAGATGGGAGAACCTCTATGTAAAATTTGGTGAGGAATATTTCCCTTCACTTTCCCTTAATACCGCTTTTACCGCTTTGAATATACAGCCGCAGGATGTGAAGATAATAGGGGGGATCAGGGTCGAGGCTGGGAATATCTTTATCCCCACCGACCTTTATGGAAGGCTGCATATCAAGTATTACGGCAGGGAGGGCACCATCAAACATAAATCAGCGGTTGATGTGCTTTCAGGAATGATACCTGCTAATACATTCAGGAACAAGATAGTATTTATAGGCACTACCGCTATTGCGACATATGACACAAAGGTCACGCCGTTTTCAGCCAATTTCCCCGGGGTAGAGAAGAACGCCACCGTTGTAGCAAATATATTAAGAGGCGAATTCATAACCAGGTCGCCGGTATATGCCGATATGCTGATCGTGATAGTTGTAGGCCTTATCACGTTTCTTATAGGACAGAGGAAGATGAACTCGCTGTCGCTTCTCGCCAACTACCTGGTCATTACTTTGCTCTTTGTTTTATTCAATCAAGCACTCTTCACCTATTACGGACTTAGGTTTAATTTCATATATCCGCTTTTGACGCTCTTCAGCGAAGGCACATTTATCGTCAATTACAAGTATTTTGTTGAGGAGAGACAGGCGAGGGATATTAAAAAAATGTTCTCAAGTTATGTTACAGAGAGGGTCATGAATGAATTGATCAAGAGGCCTGAGATGGCGAAACTCGGGGGTGACAGGAGGGATGTGACCATCTTTTTCTCTGACATACGGTCATTCACTACATTCTCGGAGAAGCATCAGCCCGAAGAGGTTGTTTCCATCCTTAACGAATACCTTGGCGCCATGACAGATATTGTATTTAAGTGGGAAGGGACGTTAGATAAGTTTATAGGAGATGCAATAGTCGCATTCTGGGGGGCGCCGCTTCCTCAGGAAAACCATACAGAACTTGCTCTCGGATGCGCACTCGATATGGTGAGGAAACTTAATGAGCTTCAGGAAAAATGGAGATCAGAGGGGAAGGACTCACTTGAGGTAGGGATAGGGATCAACGCCGGCGAGGCGATAGTCGGCAATATCGGGGCAGAGGGCAAGAAGATGGATTATACAGTCATAGGTGATAACGTGAACCTTGCCTCAAGGGTTGAGTCCCTGACAAGAAGATACAATGCCAGTCTGTTATTGACAGAGTATGCTGTCGACAGGATCCGTGACAGCATAGCAAGCGGGAAGATAAGGGGAGTTTCAATTGAAGGGGTGGAGAGGGTAATTGTCAAGGGCAAGGATGAACCTGTCGGGATTTATAAGGTAACATCACTCCAGCCTGATATGATGTCAGTTATTACTGACCCGGAAGAAGGCAATGTTGTTAAGCTGACAGAGAAGTAA
- a CDS encoding 3',5'-cyclic-nucleotide phosphodiesterase — MKIKVLGSSGARMPGHNLPAFLLDDFLLLDAGTSSCVLNTVAQQKISHALITHSHLDHINSIPFLVENMVNGSHKPPLTVISGKDVLNDMKKYVFNNRIWPDFTVIPNKKHPVLKFQELAAGTCMKINDYKVCTAKVNHPVPAYGYLIEDAKGKSLVYTGDTGPTHKLWEMMSGHDVKALIIEVAFPDSMKKLASISGHLTPSLLAEELKKMSKIPESIYITHINPVYINQVTKELKRFKKLNIEVINDKTIITI; from the coding sequence GCCGGGGCACAATCTGCCGGCTTTTTTACTTGATGATTTTCTGCTTCTTGACGCAGGCACATCCAGCTGCGTTCTAAATACTGTTGCCCAGCAAAAAATAAGCCATGCTCTTATAACACACTCCCACCTTGACCATATAAACAGCATCCCCTTTCTGGTTGAAAACATGGTAAATGGAAGCCATAAACCTCCCTTAACTGTTATCAGCGGAAAAGATGTGCTGAATGATATGAAAAAATATGTTTTCAATAACAGGATATGGCCGGACTTTACTGTTATTCCAAACAAGAAGCACCCGGTCCTTAAATTCCAGGAATTAGCAGCAGGAACCTGTATGAAGATAAATGACTATAAAGTCTGTACCGCAAAGGTGAATCATCCTGTACCCGCCTACGGCTATCTTATTGAAGATGCCAAGGGTAAGTCCCTTGTATATACAGGTGACACTGGGCCGACCCATAAATTATGGGAGATGATGAGCGGCCATGACGTAAAGGCTCTCATTATTGAAGTTGCCTTTCCTGACTCGATGAAAAAGCTCGCCTCTATATCAGGGCACCTCACCCCATCTTTACTCGCTGAAGAACTAAAGAAAATGTCAAAGATCCCCGAGAGTATCTACATTACGCACATAAACCCGGTTTATATAAATCAGGTAACGAAAGAACTGAAAAGATTTAAAAAACTCAATATTGAAGTGATCAACGACAAGACGATCATTACGATATAA